From the genome of Cryptococcus neoformans var. neoformans B-3501A chromosome 1, whole genome shotgun sequence, one region includes:
- a CDS encoding hypothetical protein (Similar to gi|46099980|gb|EAK85213.1| hypothetical protein UM04209.1 [Ustilago maydis 521], FASTA scores: opt: 1121, E(): 2.3e-62, (39.913% identity (66.473% similar) in 689 aa overlap (17-632:22-697)); HMMPfam hit to TRM, N2,N2-dimethylguanosine tRNA methyltransferase, score: 444.7, E(): 9.6e-131), giving the protein MTTQPRYTVPLKEPHPDNHSLHTESTTTIFLPNEGAFLNPVQHYNRDMSVAVIRAWNEMRKEELEEKWRIRLERRGGKPRPKKKKNKKATEGEAKAVTIDAEEEKAEKEGTMEVEGNALAEVKEGEEPVAGPSNGAGVSKFRAPSINILEALAATGLRSIRYAKEIPNVKYVLANDLSPSACEAMRRNVEFNGVGMDYEAPVKEEQEPKAEVVEMPRDEANEEIKEGGAVEHVEKKQEVQPEVKDEVGRRPGCRGRVKINEGDACAFMYNHRSAVGPSARVDVVDLDPYGTAAPFLDAAIGCISDGGLLAITCTDLAVLAGQQYPEKCYSNYGGTNVHAEYTHEAALRLVMHSLASVAARYGRYITPLLSFSIDFYVRLFVRIDTRPEQVKHLASQTGVVFTCQYCQTAVNQPFGKVISKETAKGKEMTAFKTVAGPTAGNGSACEECGGTMHLGGPLWLGPLQDNEFAKRVIKEIESTEKEYKTYNRMLGMLTLASQELPHPWFFTANRIAKSVHAPSLPMNKILSALLNAGYKISRSHCSPGAVKTDAPRSFIYDIMREEAKENPVRMDKIAEGSPARKILAKPITHTIDFTPHPDASLERQGKETFYQVNPLPNWGPAPRAKSLGEKRKAEVDAENGEGDAVVGGEGVKRIKVVVEEEEMMNA; this is encoded by the exons ATGACCACTCAGCCACGATACACCGTCCCTCTCAAGGAACCCCATCCAGACAACCACAGCCTGCACACGGAATCAACAACGACCATCTTTCTCCCAAATGAAGGCGCTTTCCTCAACCCAGTCCAGCATTACAACCGAGATATGAGTGTGGCGGTAATCAGAGCATGGAATgaaatgaggaaagaagaacttGAAGAAAAGTGGAGAATcagactggagagaagaggcggaaaACCTAGGCctaagaagaagaagaacaagaaggcaACAGAGGGGGAAGCCAAAGCCGTTACTATtgatgctgaagaagagaaggcagagaaggaggggacTATGGAAGTTGAGGGTAATGCTTTGGCagaggtgaaggaaggtgaggaACCCGTTGCAGGGCCTTCAAACGGTGCTGGAGTT AGCAAATTCCGGGCGCCTTCCATCAACATTCTTGAAGCTCTTGCTGCCACCGGTCTTCGGTCCATCCGATACGCCAAAGAAATTCCCAATGTTAAGTATGTCCTTGCCAACGACCTTTCACCTTCTGCTTGTGAAGCTATGAGGAGAAACGTAGAATTTAACGGTGTAGGCATGGACTACGAGGCGCctgtgaaggaagagcaagaacCCAAGGCCGAAGTTGTTGAAATGCCCAGAGACGAGGCAAACGAGGAGATTAAGGAGGGTGGAGCCGTCGAGCAcgtcgagaagaagcaagaagtTCAGCCTGAAGTGAAGGATGAAGTTGGTCGAAGGCCAGGTTGTAGAGGACGAGTCAAGATTAACGAGGGCGATGCTTGTGCTTTCATGTATAACCACCGTTCCGCCGTTGGACCCTCTGCCCGTGTTGACGTTGTCGACCTCGACCCCTATGGTACTGCTGCTCCCTTCCTCGATGCCGCCATTGGCTGTATTTCCGATGGTGGTCTCCTCGCCATCACATGTACCGACCTCGCCGTGCTTGCTGGTCAACAGTACCCCGAAAAGTGTTACTCCAACTATGGAGGCACAAACGTTCACGCCGAGTACACTCATGAAGCTGCGTTGAGGCTTGTGATGCACTCTCTGGCGAGCGTTGCGGCACGATACGGGAGATACATCACACCTCTTTTGTCATTTTCAATCGATTTCTATGTGAGATTGTTTGTAAGGATCGACACCAGGCCGGAACAGGTCAAACACCTTGCTAG CCAAACTGGTGTAGTTTTCACTTGCCAATACTGTCAAACAGCTGTCAACCAACCGTTCGGCAAGGTCATCTCTAAAGAAACCgccaagggcaaggagaTGACCGCATTTAAGACTGTTGCAGGGCCCACGGCCGGTAACGGGTCTGCTTGTGAGGAATGCGGAGGGACTATGCAC CTTGGTGGACCTCTTTGGCTTGGTCCCTTGCAAGATAACGAGTTCGCCAAGCGTGTCATCAAGGAAATTGAGAGCACAGAAAAGGAATACAAGACGTACAACAGGATGTTGGGAATGTTGACGTTGGCTTCTCAAGAATTGCCCCATCCTTGGTTCTTCACTGCCAACCGAATCGCCAAATCTGTACACGCCCCTTCCTTACCTATGAACAAGATTCT CTCCGCCTTGCTTAACGCAGGTTATAAAATCTCCCGTTCCCACTGTTCCCCTGGTGCCGTCAAGACTGATGCGCCTCGTTCATTCATCTACGACATCatgcgagaagaagcaaaggAAAATCCTGTGAGGATGGATAAAATTGCAGAGGGATCGCCCGCTAGGAAGATCTTGGCAAAGCCTATCACTCACACGATCGACTTCACTCCCCACCCTGACGCTTCTCTGGAACGACAAGGTAAAGAAACATTTTACCAAGTCAACCCCTTACCGAATTGGGGTCCCGCGCCGAGGGCAAAGAGCCTTggtgagaagaggaaggcggaAGTGGATGCTGAGAATGGTGAAGGGGATGCCGTAGTAGGAGGGGAGGGTGTGAAGAGAATAAAAGttgtggtggaagaggaggaaatgatGAATGCTTag
- a CDS encoding hypothetical protein (Match to ESTs gb|CF182868.1|CF182868, gb|CF189581.1|CF189581, gb|CF189578.1|CF189578; Similar to gi|46099408|gb|EAK84641.1| hypothetical protein UM03503.1 [Ustilago maydis 521], FASTA scores: opt: 1338, E(): 6.2e-79, (77.652% identity (95.833% similar) in 264 aa overlap (8-271:102-364)); HMMPfam hit to Band_7, SPFH domain / Band 7 family, score: 188.9, E(): 9.8e-54) codes for MAAAQRISRLIVPLAIGATVVQSALYDVPGGYRAVLFDRFSGVRPDATGEGTHFLIPWLQRAILYDVRIKPRNISTTTGSKDMQMVSLTLRVMSRPDIEHLSKIYQSLGLDYDERVLPSIGNEVLKATVAQFDASELITNREIVSARIRDDLLNRAKEFNILLEDVSITHMTFGKEFTSAVEQKQIAQQDAERAKFVVEKAEQERQASVIRAEGQAEAANTISKALSKAGDAFIQFKKIETSREIANTLSQNKNVSYVPAANGNMLLQVPSQQQ; via the exons ATGGCAGCTGCTCAGAGAATTTCCAGGCTGATAG TCCCTCTTGCTATTGGTGCTACCGTCGTCCAATCTGCACTTTACGATGTTCCCGGTGGATACCGTGCTGTGTTGTTCGACCGGTTTTCAGGTGTCAGGCCGGAT GCTACCGGAGAAGGTACACACTTTTTGATCCCTTGGTTGCAGCGAGCGATTTTGTACGATGTGAGGATTAAGCCTCGAAACATCTCTACCACAACTGGGTCCAAGG ACATGCAGATGGTTTCTCTCACTTTACGTGTTATGTCTCGACCGGACATCGAGCATCTTTCGAAGATCTATCAGTCTTTGGGTCTTGA CTACGATGAGCGAGTTCTTCCCTCCATTGGTAACGAAGTGTTGAAGGCTACCGTCGCTCAGTTTGATG CCTCTGAATTGATCACAAATCGAGAGATTGTTTCCGCTAGGATCCGTGATGACCTTCTGAACCGAGCAAAGGAGTTCaacatccttcttgaagatgtttCTATC ACCCACATGAC CTTTGGCAAGGAATTCACCTCTGCTGTCGAACAGAAGCAGATTGCCCAGCAAGACGCCGAACGTGCCAAGTTCGTTGTTGAAAAGGCCGAACAAGAGCGTCAAGCTTCCGTCATCCGAGCCGAGGGTCAAGCTGAGGCTGCTAACACCATATCTAAGGCCTTGAGCAAGGCTGGTGATGCGTTTATCCAGTTTaagaagattgagactAGTAGGGAAATTG CCAACACTCTTTCCCAGAACAAGAACGTCAGTTACGTCCCCGCAGCCAATGGCAACATGCTTTTGCAAGTCCCTTCTCAACAACAATAA
- a CDS encoding hypothetical protein (Similar to gi|19113896|ref|NP_592984.1| conserved hypothetical protein [Schizosaccharomyces pombe], FASTA scores: opt: 922, E(): 1.5e-54, (51.163% identity (76.412% similar) in 301 aa overlap (2-296:10-302))) yields MFSVKAVAPSISQAFTEIVPSTHRKHQAELDAMDLDEDEFGGAGPSKRSIVSPGEVITSSKEYMRGHGTYVEESNVVSSVAGTIERVNKLISVRPLRSRYTPEVGDLVIGRIVEVGAQRWRVDANGRQDAVLMLSSVNLPGGVQRRKIESDALKMREFLAEGDLLVAEVQAFFGDGAMSLHTRSLKYGKLRNGFLLTVPPQLIRRLKSHFYHIPPPCGPTGVDVILGLNGYVWVSNGTSQARREGGEGFDSEGVYSNQNDEIPPQGREAISLVANIIKALASEGVPLTETLIGESYAWAEKNVPSGSGPFDSETERKMLNEIVGLEFLEFA; encoded by the exons ATGTTTAGCGTAAAAGCAGTAGCGCCGTCCATTAGTCAAGCGTTCACTGAAATTGTGCCGTCAACACATCGCAAGCACCAAGCGGAACTCGATGCGATGGATctcgacgaagatgagTTTGGTGGCGCTGGACCTAGCAAAAGGTCTATTGTTAGCCCCGGAGAGGTTATTACCAGCTCCAAGGAGTATATGAG AGGCCATGGAACTTATGTCGAGGAGAGCAATGTCGTGTCCTCTGTCGCCGGTACGATTGAGAGAGTAAATAAACTCATTTCCGTCAGGCCACTTCGTTCAAG ATATACTCCAGAAGTTGGAGATCTCGTTATCGGTCGAATAGTAGAAGTGGGAGCGCAGCGATGGCGTGTAGATGCCAACGGGCGTCAAGATGCTGTTCTGATGCTCTCAAGTGTCAACTTACCGGGCGGTGtgcaaaggaggaagattgagTCAGAcgctttgaagatgagagagtTTTTGGCGGAAGGAGAT TTGCTTGTTGCTGAAGTTCAAGCATTctttggagatggagcCATGTCATTACATACGCGATCATTGAAGTACGGCAAA CTTCGTAACGGCTTTCTCTTGACCGTCCCTCCACAGTTAATCCGTCGACTTAAATCCCATTTCTATCacatccctcctccttgtgGCCCTACAGGTGTCGACGTTATCCTCGGGTTGAACGGTTACGTGTGGGTGAGCAATGGAACGTCACAGGCGCGACGGGAGGGTGGTGAAGGGTTTGACTCAGAAGGTGTTTACAGTAACCAAAATGAC GAAATCCCTCCGCAAGGCAGAGAAGCCATCTCCCTCGTTGCTAACATCATCAAGGCTCTTGCTAGCGAAGGTGTTCCTCTTACTGAGACTCTTATCGGCGAATCATACGCATGGGCGGAGAAAAATGTGCCATCCGGGTCAGGACCGTTTGATTCGGAGACTGAGAGAAAAATGCTTAACGAGATTGTCGGTTTGGAATTTCTCGAATTTGCTTGA
- a CDS encoding hypothetical protein (Similar to gi|13470790|ref|NP_102359.1| hypothetical glycine-rich protein [Mesorhizobium loti MAFF303099], FASTA scores: opt: 525, E(): 5.4e-18, (32.150% identity (58.692% similar) in 535 aa overlap (18-528:323-842))): protein MSGITNKLENKVDKTFFSGGPGTTGREPFEDSTTSGTTGTHSSNTTNPATSLHGGITHDENVRSGMGATGTPDRTTGSTGSYTGTGVGNENIPAPHSSSTGTNVPGTHTGGGAPIGAQGTSFGQTGEQRGVGGVTAGGVTGSGNPTHAGYGSGATTGLDSSRHGQGIGSGTDKHSSTGYGAHESSFAPPISSTTGSGAKVADYGTGSHTSSHHTGAAATGAAAAGTGAAAYGHHENKHAGSGHTGSHSHDTSGNHGVGTTDSYGSGLPSALDNKQSVGAGARDSRDRTGHLEEGSALYERSTDQGPVTGGAANTDKFDTDKPRNTSGLTGHGTGKTHNYDGTSSRTAPHSGTEDPYKQQSGGAAGIFATSDKDFTSNTDRLGKGAYHDDQGLFKDNTSGPGGRSALTGREGNYEKNPISGVESAGQKHHTGATSGAGTGATGGAAYEAEKAENKLAGSHSTTGAYDTPTSSHGIAGRDGTTATTGQSGYGTGDRTGTYNETGTTGTHSSSTGESGTAIGGHDTDTGRTTEGTHEKKGIIEKIKEAIH, encoded by the exons ATGTCTGGAATCACAAACAAGCTCGAGAACAAGGTTGACAAGACCTTCTTCAG TGGCGGCCCCGGTACTACAGGCCGAGAGCCGTTCGAAGATAGCACAACTTCTGGTACCACTGGTACCCACTCCTCTAACACTACCAACCCGGCTACCTCTCTCCATGGCGGTATCACTCACGATGAGAACGTTCGATCTGGCATGGGCGCCACTGGCACCCCCGACAGAACAACGGGTAGCACTGGCTCTTACACTGGCACTGGTGTTGGCAACGAGAATATTCCCGCTCCTCATAGCTCTAGCACCGGTACCAACGTTCCCGGCACACACACTGGTGGCGGTGCACCCATCGGGGCTCAGGGTACTTCATTTGGCCAGACTGGCGAGCAGCGCGGTGTTGGTGGGGTAACTGCTGGCGGTGTTACTGGTAGTGGTAATCCTACTCATGCTGGTTATGGTTCTGGTGCTACTACTGGACTCGACTCTTCTCGACATGGTCAAGGAATCGGCTCGGGTACCGATAAGCACTCTTCAACAGGC TATGGTGCTCATGAATCTAGCTTTGCTCCTCCTatttcttccaccactgGTTCTGGTGCTAAGGTTGCCGACTACGGCACTGGCTCCCACACCAGTTCTCACCACACTGGCGCAGCCGCTACTGGTGCTGCCGCCGCTGGTACTGGTGCTGCCGCTTATGGCCACCATGAGAACAAGCACGCCGGTTCTGGCCATACTGGCTCACATTCCCACGATACCTCTGGTAACCACGGCGTT GGTACAACCGACTCTTACGGCTCTGGTCTCCCTAGCGCGCTCGATAACAAACAGTCTGTCGGTGCTGGTGCTCGAGACAGCCGTGATAGGACTGGTcaccttgaagaaggatccGCCCTATACGAGCGATCTACAGACCAAGGACCTGTTACTGGCGGTGCTGCCAACACCGACAAGTTCGACACTGACAAGCCGAGAAACACTTCTGGTTTGACCGGCCACGGTACAGGCAAGACTCACAACTATGACGGTACCTCTTCTAGAACTGCCCCTCACAGCGGTACTGAGGACCCGTATAAGCAACAGTCTGGCGGTGCTGCGGGTATT TTTGCCACTTCTGACAAAGACTTCACCTCCAACACCGACCGTCTCGGCAAGGGCGCTTACCACGACGATCAGGGTCTCTTCAAGGACAACACCAGTGGTCCCGGCGGCCGAAGCGCCCTTACTGGTCGAGAGGGTAATTACGAGAAGAACCCTATTAGCGGTGTAGAGAGTGCCGGTCAGAAGCATCACACTGGTGCTACATCTGGCGCTGGTACTGGTGCCACTGGAGGCGCCGCCTACGAAGCTGAAAAGGCTGAAAACAAACTCGCTGGCAGCCACTCTACCACCGGTGCTTATGACACTCCCACTTCCTCTCACGGTATTGCCGGCCGCGATGGTACCACTGCTACCACCGGCCAGTCTGGCTACGGTACTGGTGACAGGACTGGTACATACAACGAGACTGGTACCACCGGCACTCACTCTAGCTCCACCGGAGAGTCTGGTACTGCCATTGGTGGCCACGACACTGATACAGGCAGGACCACTGAGGGTACacatgagaagaagggtattattgagaagatcaaggaggcTATCCACTAA
- a CDS encoding hypothetical protein (Match to ESTs gb|CF191234.1|CF191234, gb|CF182988.1|CF182988, gb|CF194003.1|CF194003; Similar to gi|29124623|gb|AAH49015.1| Wu:fb22g07 protein [Danio rerio], FASTA scores: opt: 448, E(): 1.5e-25, (65.263% identity (87.368% similar) in 95 aa overlap (15-109:23-117)); HMMPfam hit to UPF0041, Uncharacterised protein family (UPF0041), score: 147.4, E(): 3e-41), translated as MSAPLGNAAAQQTTSKFQAFLNHPAGPKTIFFWAPIAKWGLVLAGVKDLSRPAEKLSVSQNVALAATGFIWVRYSFVITPVNYSLAAVNFFVGSTGVAQLYRVWDYRRKNPGAVSSA; from the exons ATGTCAGCACCTCTTGGAAACGCCGCTGCTCAACAAACAACCTCCAAGTTCCAGGCTTTCCTTAACCACCCAGCTGGACCCAA gaccatcttcttctgggcTCCTATCGCAAAATGGGGTCTCGTGCTTGCTGGTGTCAAAGACCTTTCTCGTCCGGCTGAGAAGTTGAGTGTGTCACAAAATGTTGCTCTTGCGGCGACTGGTTTCATTTGG GTGCGATACTCTTTCGTCATCACCCCTGTCAACTACTCCCTCGCTGCCGTCAACTTCTTCGTTGGTTCCACTGGTGTCGCTCAGCTTTATCGAGTGTGGGATTACAGGAGGAAAAATCCTGGAGCCGTGTCAAGCGCCTAA
- a CDS encoding hypothetical protein (Match to ESTs gb|CF187782.1|CF187782, gb|CF187781.1|CF187781), translating to MSNSPTAEPIPPAPPAAQQPVEAHEIPVPDAPSTTIPTAPLDNPEAQTQAPTASIDPNKPSKESAPTALPTNPATHPEEQKEAIKEEHPQVIKREVEKTKAEERDLKGEKPQGTVVAGLEDDRLWAMLRRFDVQITHVLHPARNLPAAEPDLRPSTLPNLPSHTDVLRSNLERCIAAVGPSSLRGARELQRLMSWSPEERWRTGTYCVVYFTAWIFGYAVAAIMIFLSILVCFPRTRRFLFPPVPPAPFTPPSATDPTNQKGDESLLGNIDGKTVHRTKAEQAEEQAFEATSILKAFTTRLLFDGKKKGKEAGNSNVGEKEEEPESSSSEDEAAVETAPVDGKPQGLESADIVIGGEKITPAEPLNDKEKKKLAQREAKRKRDEMVSKMTKLSEDGLGTVADSIERFANALSPPGPYPDNFARFKIAGAFLIPPAFLLTFVPAWVFGRLATLGFGVGMWGQPLIIKGINKFVEVVPNWQELLDMRNSILSRVPTDTQLTLHLLRVTEALGKPLPRPPPPPLSGTPKEAIKDTTPAAVTADDDAEVLEAAQEGATAEVAAKTKHKTKSHITGVFKSAGKHMAGFRGDVKVDGARKQVSMEDWWYEWLGGQLIKLGKIGDKVDKVLFRGNIKDDGNIDSYPAKLNGTSGHIIIDSREEGISMPTISFVPVSGTKAHFVRPVDDIVEIKKSHVSMPRMALGWASGADVEGLGLTIRFKSGVQQAKEFAAGPDAPKDDGETMHFRRVGRREGLFTRLISIGRQRWEVL from the exons ATGTCAAACTCACCTACAGCCGAGCCAATACCGCCAGCACCGCCTGCTGCTCAACAGCCGGTAGAGGCTCACGAAATCCCCGTTCCAGATGCCCCGTCCACGACCATTCCTACAGCGCCACTTGACAATCCCGAGGCGCAGACTCAGGCTCCCACTGCGTCGATAGACCCTAACAAGCCATCGAAGGAATCTGCCCCTACTGCTTTGCCTACCAACCCTGCTACCCACCCGGAGGAGCAGAAAGAAGCcatcaaagaagagcaTCCTCAGGTCATTAAGAGGGAAGTCGAAAAGACCAAAGCTGAAGAGAGGGATTTGAAGGGCGAGAAGCCGCAGGGAACGGTAGTGGCTGGTCTCGAAGATGACCGTCTTTGGGCCATGCTTCGACGGTTCGATGTA CAAATTACCCATGTCCTGCACCCTGCTCGTAACCTTCCCGCTGCGGAGCCTGACCTTCGTCCCTCTACACTTCCGAACCTCCCCTCCCACACAGATGTGCTCCGTTCCAACCTCGAGCGTTGTATTGCCGCCGTAGGCCCTTCGTCTCTACGAGGGGCACGCGAGCTTCAGCGCCTCATGTCTTGGTCTCCCGAAGAGCGTTGGAGAACTGGGACGTATTGTGTGGTGTACTTCACTGCTTGGATTTTTGGCTACGCTGTTGCCGCAATTATGATTTTCTTATCCATCTTGGTCTGTTTCCCTCGCACGAGGCGATTCCTATTCCCACCGGTGCCTCCTGCACCATTCACGCCGCCTAGTGCTACCGACCCCACCAACCAGAAGGGAGACGAAAGTCTCTTGGGAAACATCGATGGAAAGACAGTACATAGGACCAAGGCAGAACAGGCTGAGGAACAGGCTTTTGAAGCTACCTCGATTTTGAAGGCTTTCACCACCAGATTGCTCTTT gatggcaagaagaagggtaaagaGGCTGGGAACTCCAACGTCGgtgagaaagaggaggaacccgagtcatcatcttcggaGGACGAAGCTGCCGTCGAGACTGCCCCCGTTGACGGCAAACCCCAAGGCCTCGAATCTGCCGATATTGTTATAGGTGGTGAGAAAATCACGCCCGCTGAGCCCTTGAATgataaggagaagaagaagttggcTCAAAGGGaagcgaagaggaaaagggatgAGATGGTTTCAAAAATGACCAAGCTGTCAGAGGATGGTTTGGGAACCGTTGCGGATTCTATCGAGCGATTCGCCAA TGCTCTTTCCCCTCCAGGCCCTTACCCCGACAATTTCGCCAGGTTCAAGATTGCTGGCGCCTTCCTCATTCCTCCTGCTTTTCTTCTTACTTTTGTCCCCGCCTGGGTTTTTGGCCGATTGGCGACATTGGGTTTTGGTGTCGGCATGTGGGGTCAGCCCTTGATCATCAAGGGAATTAACAAATTCGTCGAAGTCGTTCCCAATTGGCAAGAACTGTTGGACATGCGCAA CTCGATTCTGTCTCGCGTCCCTACCGATACTCAGTTGACCTTGCACTTGCTGAGGGTCACAGAAGCGTTGGGCAAGCCCTTGCCTCGACCTCC TCCTCCCCCTCTTTCAGGTACTCCCAAA GAAGCAATTAAAGACACTACACCCGCTGCGGTCACAGCGGATGACGACGCCGAAGTCTTGGAAGCCGCACAAGAAGGTGCTACCGCAGAGGTAGCTGCCAAGACCAAGCACAAGACTAAGTCGCACATTACAGGTGTCTTTAAGAGTGCCGGAAAACACATGGCGGGATTTAGAGGAGACGTCAAGGTCGATGGGGCAAGGAAACAGGTGAGTATGGAGGATTGGTGGTACGAGTGGCTTGGGGGGCAGCTAATAAAGTTGGGGAAGATTGGAGATAAGGTGGATAAAGTCCTGTTCCGAGGTAATATTAAGGATGATGGTAACATTGATT CCTACCCCGCAAAACTCAACGGTACCTCTGGTCACATTATTATTGACAGTAGAGAAGAGGGCATCTCCATGCCTACAATCAGTTTTGTTCCCGTTTCCGGTACAAAAGCGCATTTTGTACGACCTGTCGATGACATCGTCGAAATTAAAAAG AGCCACGTTTCTATGCCTCGTATGGCGCTTGGCTGGGCTTCCGGCGCGGATGTAGAAGGATTGGGCTTGACCATTCGCTTCAAATCAGGAGTGCAACAGGCGAAAGAATTTGCCGCCGGTCCTGATGCTCcgaaggatgatggagagacGATGCATTTCCGAAGAGTTGGCAGGCGAGAGGGGTTATTTACGAGGTTGATCAGTATCGGCAGACAGAGGTGGGAGGTTTTGTAA
- a CDS encoding hypothetical protein (Match to ESTs gb|CF192444.1|CF192444, gb|CF192198.1|CF192198, gb|CF190922.1|CF190922; Similar to gi|46096231|gb|EAK81464.1| hypothetical protein UM00079.1 [Ustilago maydis 521], FASTA scores: opt: 625, E(): 1.6e-32, (37.752% identity (70.893% similar) in 347 aa overlap (17-358:4-333))): protein MVAPTYDALKLPAHVKTILVTGAGGFVGQQLVKLLLELHPTVKLITTDIVQPPSHGVTDTNRLKSVKADLGKQEEIDGLLKGETIGGVFALHGIMSGGAEANFPLGYAVNVDSNLNLLKSMYNHSLSLPADAPRPLYVFVSSLAVYGGPKCKPTDYVVPKDTPIIPGSSYGVQKTIVELYVYDYGRKGYLDTRSVRLPTVAIRPGAPSSAASSFISGLIREPLQGMEAICPIAESIDDPALDNMPFWCSRTKTVVRNIAYAMCMPESNFKEGEGRSINIPGIKISPRQIIDALIEHGGKDKFNLIKFQKDQAVINICKTWAGEYDNSDFLAMGFEADDPKTGFALAVQDFKDELTASQK, encoded by the exons ATGGTAGCCCCTACTTACGACGCTCTCAAGCTCCCTGCCCATGTCAAGACCATTCTGGTCACTGGTGCTGGAG GTTTTGTCGGGCAGCAGCTCGTGAAACTTTTACTCGAACTCCATCCTACCGTCAAGCTCATCACCACTGACATTGTCCAACCTCCAAGTCACGGTGTCACGGACACCAACCGTCTCAAATCGGTCAAAGCTGACTTAGGCAagcaagaggagattgatggGCTGCTTAAGGGTGAAACAATTGGTGGTGTCTTCGCTTTACA CGGTATTATGTCTGGAGGCGCCGAGGCAAACTTCCCCTTGGGTTATGCGGTCAACGTTGACTCTAACCTCAATCTCCTGAAGTCAATGTACAACcattccctctctctccctgcCGATGCCCCTAGACCGCTTTACGTCTTTGTTTCATCACTCGCTGTATATGGTGGACCCAAGTGCAAGCCTACCGATTACGTCGTGCCTAAGGACACACCTATCATTCCCGGTAGTAGCTATGGCGTGCAGAAGACTATAGTTGAGTTGTATGTTTATGACTATGGGAGGAAAG GTTATCTCGACACCCGATCAGTCCGTCTCCCCACTGTCGCCATTCGCCCCGGTGCCCCTTCGTCCGCCGCATCGTCCTTCATTTCCGGCCTTATCCGTGAACCTCTTCAAGGCATGGAAGCAATTTGCCCCATTGCAGAGTCTATTGACGACCCAGCCTTGGACAATATGCCTTTTTGGTGTAGCCGAACTAAGACGGTTGTGAGAAACATTGCGTATGCGATGTGTATGCCCGAAAGTAACTTCAAAGAGGGCGAAGGGAGAAGCATAAACATTCCTGGTATCAAGATCAGCCCTAGACAGATCATTGATGCTTT GATTGAGCACGGAGGAAAGGACAAGTTCAACTTGATCAAGTTTCAAAAGGATCAGGCCGTTATTAACATTTGCAAGACCTGGGCAGGTGAATATGACAACTCAGACTTCTTGGCCATGGGCTTTGAAGCGGACGACCCCAAGACCGGATTTGCTCTGGCGGTGCAGGATTTCAAGGATGAGTTGACGGCGAGCCAGAAGTGA